One Vitis vinifera cultivar Pinot Noir 40024 chromosome 15, ASM3070453v1 genomic window, TATCTTTTTCACCATGGAATTCAACCGGCTCTTCGTAGTATGCATAAGTATTGAACATACTCCTGTAATATAAACTATACGCTGAGTTTCggataaaaacatttctttGGGTAATTTCTTCGAACACCTTGTATGCATTTCGAAAAGGGGAGCGCATTATAGATCTTGTGATGGCTTCAGATGtgaagatttgattttttttttttgtttttttcaaagacttgagaagaaaaaagattCGAACGTCGTGGCTTGAGGGTGGCGCGTGTGGTTGAAATGCTGTGAAGGTAAAAGATTAAGAGCGAGTCAGCTTGGGAGGACGGAAAGATCAACTAAAAGGGTAAtttcaaaaaagagaaaaaggaaaactgAAACGACGCCGTTTGAACCAACAACTCCGTTTTGACCGGCCCATTGATCCCAGCCCTAGTTCAAGCCTGCTTAAAAATTTTGGGTCTAAGCTGGTTGGATCCAATCCCAGCTGGATCATTCTAGGGCAAAACTGGGTTGATTTTTTCAATCCAAGCCCAATTATGGATGGGCCCATGTAGAGTCCAATAGTTGTCCcatcaaaacccaaaaaaaaaaaatggaaaatttgacatattatAAGTTGGGCCGAGAGTTAAATTCGCAGGTAAAAGTAAAACAGCATGCCCAAAGCCCAGTTCAATTACTTGCCCAACTGTAGCTTATATAAAACAGCATGGTTTTAATTAACAATGTCTAGTAAATAGCCAAagcttattatttaaaactattctctatttaattctatttttaaaaaatatttctaaataataactagcactataaataaataaatatataaattgtaaatctaaaaactattttcaaattttcaaaaatccttttttttttttttttcataaatcacATGGTGAAACAAGCtctaatgatatttttatttttttacctagTTTAGGTAATAAGAATGTTGAGAATAGAGATGACAATTGGGTTTTCAAACATGATGTATTTAGTAATtgtatcttatttatttaatgtttgATGTATTTAGTAattgtatctgatttctttaaaatgaatatGATCGGTTTATTATATAGACACTACAACAAAATCCATACAACccacttaataaataaattgaattggaccgagttgaaaatatattaaattaatataaaattacacGAAACAAATAGTAATAATTCACCTAATATGATTATTActtgtttaatttattcaaaactTTAAATTTACATTAATCATAAGATagcttatttatcaaaatgatttataaaaaacataataaaatcattatgaTTTATTAATAGaatcttatttgaaaaaaaaaaagcttaaaatCTACAATTTCATAAGGGGTTATATTTGAGTTAAATCATAAATCCATAATTAAGTCAATTATGTCAAAAACAAGTCATGGTCAAAAGTCCATTTCAAAAGTAGTGACTCATTTAATAAACAGATTAAACGAGTCTACATGAATTATGATGCCAACACAATCAATTTCAacctaaattaaataatttcgtGTCATTTTTGAGTTATTGGCTCTAAAGCAAGATTATCtgtacatagaaaaaaaaaatggtgcataaagaaagaaatcaattgTTGTGACATCTAGAGGTGGTTAGGGGTAAAAACTTGCAATTAAGGCATCAAAGCATCAAAAGGGTTCACATGAATTATGATGCCAACACAATCAACCTTAACCTAAATTTGctaatttcatgtcattttcgAGTTATTGGCTCCAAATCAGGATTAGATATTGCGatgtagaaaaaagaaaaaattaaaaagggtgCGTAAAGAAAGAAAGCAATTGTTGTGACATCTAGAGGTGGAGATGGCTAAAGACTTGGAATTAAGGCATCAAACACCACTAATAGTGGTTGTAGTGGTAGTATATAGTAGTAGCACTAGAGCACTAATATGTTAGACAAAATAACGTTCACATCAGCTTGGTCTACTACTTTAAAGGCAATTGTAATGAAATTGACTGATGAAATGGTTCAATAATTCAGTTGTCTGCTTTTGATTTTATCTTAGTTTTTAAATCCACAATGAATCCATGGAAAGGAAATGACTCCAAATGATATGGATCAATGAATGGACTTACTGTGAACCCCACTCTATGAAGACCCATATGTGGTGTCAGCTTTCTAGTTGATAAAAGGGCGAATATGCACTTGGATTTTTTCATAAGATCCAACCTGGGGTCAGGCtaattgatattatattttaaaattatagtgAATTATTAGATTCATGATGGATGATATCTAGAATAGACTGTCACAAATGATAATGGACTCTAAGCTTGATGTGAGAGTTTGAGTGTGAGCTAAACAACATGTTTGTATAAAGGGTAATTTTAAGATCTCACATCAATAaaaggggattttttttttgacaatatatatatatatatatatatatatgttataagCTACTTTACaatgaatttttctttaactccgtaaacatgttttttaaagTTTGAGAATCTGTACAACTTATAGTAGACAATATTAAGAGAAGAATCTATTggatttagaataaataatatttagtgGGCAATATTAAgagaaaaatttattattagacTTAGGAAAGACAATATTTACGAGGAACAGAGTTGGGAAAGGTATTTAAACCAAAAAGTTTTCGAGATCCTATATACTCAATAACCAAGTATTAGAGAAGAATTTATTGGGTTCaagataaattatatttaagtcgATAATATTAAGAGAAGAGTCTATTATTGGGCTTAggatatataatatttatgagGGACAAAGTTGGAAAAGGTATTTAAATCAAAAAGTTTTCGAGATCCTACATACTCAATAACCAAGCACTAGTGTTGGTCCTACTCTTAGGCCCTATTTAGTTAGATTTCCGAGAAATAAAAGCTTCTATATTTATTTGGCTAATTTTACTCAAAAAGcttatgacttaaaaaaaaagaaaaaaagaaaaaaaaaaaaaaaaccttaatatgCAAGTCAAACAAACATTACATCTAAAAAATTCTATTTCAAACTTAAgcaagacatttttttttcatatttaatagaacctttataatattaatcttgccttttaaaattttaactttgaaattaaagccaaaaaaagaaaattatcccAAACGAAACCTTATTTTAAAGAATCTAAACTAAAAAATTTTGTGATTAGAagtatataacaaagaaaatagtAAGTTATTGTAGTGGTacctaaaaaacaaaatattcaaacCATTGAATGTGTATAGTGAAATTTAGGTCACCGAATATACAAATGAATGAAACCAATGTACaaatatacaaatatacaaataaatgatattatggtaaatgaaaattaaaatgtatAGTTAGTATCTCCAggttgaaaatttctttttgataCCTATCAAAAAGTACAGTTTGTAGTGTAGCCAGACTTGTATAACAAACTCAAATGCTAAGATGCCTCCTTGCAACCAGCTTGGTCCTGCTCCATTCAACGTCAAATTAACAAATACAAGTGTCTTCTTGTTTGCTTTCTCAACATAAACAACCAAAAATCATCTTTATGATGCAGATGCACCCTTCCTCAATGGCTGTACATAATCAGTAGAGtagtcttctttttcttctccttgtaacagACCTACCCACCTATTTAACAGACCTACCTTTGTGGGACAAACCCTACATCTCTTCTGTAGCTAATTTTCTTCCAAGTAATCATGTCTGAATCTGATCAAAATTCTGTAGAACTGCCTGTTCTTGATATCTCTCAGCCCTTACAACCTGCTTCTCTACTGTCTCTTGCTGAAGCTTGTAAAGAATGGGGTTTTTTCCACATAACCAGTCATGGAATCACCAAAGATCTTTACGGCAGACTGTGTTTACTTTCCAAGAGCCTCTTCAGCCTCCCTTCTGACACCAAACTGAAGCTGGGTCCTTTCTCTTCTCTGAAAACTTACACTCCTCATTTTATAGCTTCTCCTTTCTTTGAGAGCCTCAGGGTTTCTGGACCAGATTTCTTTGTTTCTGCTCAGAGTTCTGCAGATGTTCTCTTTGACAAACAGAATTCTGAATTCAGGTACTGTCCCTTTGTGTTTTTATTATGCTGGTTAATTTCTCTTCACATTTGGTTGGGATTTTCCTTCACTGGTTTGCTCTTTTGACAGTGAGGTACTGCAAGAGTACGGGAAGAAGATGACAGAGTTGTCAAAGAGGATCATGGAGATTGTGCTGATGAGCTTGGGTGAAGGTTTTGTGAAGAAATACTATGAAGCAGAATTCAATGGATGTCATGGATACTTGAGGATAATAAACTACTCACCCCCAGATGATTTCAAAGAAGAGGTTGAGGGGCTTGGTATGCATACTGATATGAGCTGTGTGACAGTAGTCTACCCAGATGAGATAGGGGGCCTGCAGGTGAGATCAAGGGAGGGGAAGTGGATGGACATAAGCCCATGTGAGGGTACCCTGGTGGTGAACATAGGAGACATGTTGCAGGCTTGGAGCAATGGAAAACTAAGGTCATCAGAACATCGAGTTGTTTTGAAGAAACCAGTGAACCGGTTTTCTCTGGCTTTCTTCTGGTGTTTTGAAGATGAGAAGGTGATCTTGGCTCCTGATGAAGTTATAGGAGAAGGAAACACAAGAATGTACAAGCCATTTGTTTGCTTGGATTATGTGAAATTCAGAGAGAGTAGTGAGAAAGGGAAGTTTGAGAAAGTTGGCTTCACTGTTAAAGATTTTGCAGGCATCAATATCACCAGAACACACCCACCAGAAAACCTAAGTTGAAGAAGCTGTTCCCAGTTGATAACTTTTCTGCAGTATCCCTTCATTTGTGGTTATGAAATAAGCTATTGGAAGTAAGATTGATGCTTCTTGTAGGGTTCTTGTTCTTgtgatattgaaaaaaataagatgAATGTTGTATTTTCAGTTGAAAATTTGACACCATACTTGGTTAGGggaaaatacttaaaaaaaaaaagaaaaaaaaaaaaaaggtaaagaaCATGattctcatgtttgatttatcATGTTAGAAAAGGTTTCAATTAAAAGGATCACATAATCCCTAATTTGTAAATTTAACCTTCATTTTTTTAGCCTAAAACATACTTTTTTTGACAAAAcgttttcacttttttcttgtaaaaatagttttttcttttaaaacttacatgtaaataatcaaaacaacagttatataaaaaataagttacttttcaaattcaaattcggAGAAATGTTAGATTTACAAATATGGTCTTTTTaactaattatttaaaaaagaaggaaaagaaatcaaatatacttaaaccACATTTGGTTTCTAAGCATTaagaaaagctaaaaaaataaagataaatgattttctcatatttggatATGCAATGAGAAAAAGTgaggaaaaaattattatccaaAAAAGTGTATTTTTCAGTGATAAATTTCTTTCCCTCGACATTTTTTATACTAAACATG contains:
- the LOC100256734 gene encoding gibberellin 20-oxidase-like protein, with the translated sequence MSESDQNSVELPVLDISQPLQPASLLSLAEACKEWGFFHITSHGITKDLYGRLCLLSKSLFSLPSDTKLKLGPFSSLKTYTPHFIASPFFESLRVSGPDFFVSAQSSADVLFDKQNSEFSEVLQEYGKKMTELSKRIMEIVLMSLGEGFVKKYYEAEFNGCHGYLRIINYSPPDDFKEEVEGLGMHTDMSCVTVVYPDEIGGLQVRSREGKWMDISPCEGTLVVNIGDMLQAWSNGKLRSSEHRVVLKKPVNRFSLAFFWCFEDEKVILAPDEVIGEGNTRMYKPFVCLDYVKFRESSEKGKFEKVGFTVKDFAGINITRTHPPENLS